Proteins encoded by one window of Enterococcus faecalis:
- a CDS encoding metallophosphoesterase, which produces MVKKIFLYTKSSEIKEKKGASDVVKKIGLSIMLLFFFLIIALPIYAWKIEPNLVHVNQVTLGKKNQREPLNVVQLSDIQVSEFYETKRLDKVIKKVNREKPDIIVFTGDLFDNYAKNPQQKEPMIEKLKQLQATIGKYAVWGNHDYGGGASSVYDEVMEASGFTVMKNQGETVTLADGRRLFIGGLDDSLLGNPSVSETLSYRETYDYALLMTHEPDVADAFVGTGTQLVLAGHSHGGQIWIPLYPITNVLAEKYTRGLYQLDQETQLYVNTGLGTTAIHARFGVIPEITHFTIYI; this is translated from the coding sequence GTGGTTAAAAAGATTTTTCTCTATACTAAGTCTTCGGAAATCAAAGAAAAGAAAGGAGCGAGTGATGTGGTTAAAAAAATTGGTTTAAGTATAATGCTCTTATTTTTTTTCTTAATTATCGCACTCCCAATCTATGCGTGGAAGATTGAGCCGAATTTAGTTCACGTTAATCAGGTGACTTTGGGAAAGAAAAATCAACGAGAACCATTGAATGTTGTGCAACTTTCGGATATACAAGTTTCAGAATTTTATGAGACGAAGCGGTTAGATAAAGTCATAAAAAAAGTCAATCGTGAAAAACCAGATATTATCGTTTTTACAGGTGATTTATTTGACAATTATGCCAAAAATCCGCAACAAAAAGAACCGATGATTGAAAAATTAAAACAGTTGCAAGCGACAATTGGGAAATATGCAGTTTGGGGAAATCATGATTACGGTGGCGGTGCTTCTTCGGTGTATGATGAAGTCATGGAGGCCAGTGGCTTTACCGTTATGAAAAACCAAGGAGAAACAGTAACCTTAGCAGATGGACGCCGTCTTTTTATTGGTGGTTTAGATGACTCGTTATTAGGAAATCCTTCCGTTTCAGAAACATTGTCCTATCGAGAAACGTATGACTATGCGTTATTAATGACCCATGAACCAGATGTCGCGGATGCATTTGTTGGTACGGGTACACAGTTAGTTTTAGCAGGACATAGCCATGGCGGACAAATTTGGATTCCTTTATATCCAATCACAAATGTTTTAGCTGAAAAGTATACCAGAGGATTGTATCAGTTGGATCAAGAAACGCAACTATATGTTAATACAGGCTTAGGGACGACCGCCATTCATGCCCGTTTTGGGGTGATCCCTGAAATTACACATTTTACTATCTATATTTAA